The Pandoraea apista genomic interval TTTAATTGTCATTCATGCGTCACAGGGCTTCCGTACAGAAGAGCCCGTGACGCAGCAACACCTTTTGCGCTGCCGGCACGCTGCGGGCGCGCTTCACAGGATGTTTCAGGAGACATGCAATGAAGCTTTTCAAAGCGACACGGGTCGTGCTGGTGATGCTATGCGTCATGTATTTCATCACCTACCTCGATCGTGTCAACGTCAGTACGGCTGCGGCCGGCTTCGGCAAGGAATTCAATCTCAACAAGACCGAAATCGGTCTCGTCTTCTCCGCTTTTGCTTATCCCTACCTTGTTTTCCAAATCATCGGCGGCTGGGTGAGCGATCGCTTTGGTGCGAAGCGTACGCTGCTCGTATGCGGCGCATTGTGGGCCGTTGCGACCATTCTCACCGGTATGGCGGGGGGGCTCGTTACGCTGTTGTTGGCGCGTTTGCTGCTCGGTCTCGGTGAAGGGGCTACGTTCCCGGCCGCCACGTCGGCCATGTCGCGCTGGATTCCGAAAGAGAAGCGCGGTTTCGCTCAGGGGATTACGCACGCGGCGTCGCGCATCGGCAATGCCGTGGCGCCGGCCGTGGTGGTATTCATCATGGCAACGCACGGCTGGCGCGAGTCCTTTTATCTGTGCGGTATCGTGAGTCTCGTTTGGGTGGTGCTGTGGGGCTTCACGTTCACGGAACGTCCGCAAGATCATCCGCGCATTACGACAGAAGAACTCGCGGTGCTGCCCGCCCTGAAGGCCAAGAGTGCATCGGTGCCGTGGGGGCCGCTGTTCAAGCGCATGATGCCGGTCACGATCGTGTACTTCTGCTACGGCTGGACGTTGTGGCTGTTCCTGTCGTGGATTCCGCAGTACTTCCTGCACAGCTATGACCTCGATCTGAAGAAGTCTGCGTTGTTCGCGTCGAGCGTGTTCTTCGCCGGTGTGGTGGGCGATACGCTCGGCGGGATCGTCACCGATAAGCTGTACGAGCGCACGGGCAGTCTGAAGCGCGCACGTAGCTGGATGGTGTCCGTGTGCATGCTGCTTACGCTGATTTCGCTAGTGCCGATGATGTTCACGCACCATCTGTACGTGTCGATGGCCTGTCTGGCGTTCGGCTTCTTCTTCGCCGAAATGACGATCGGCCCGATGTGGGCGATCCCGATGGACGTGGCGCCGGAATATTCGGGCACGGCCAGCGGCATGATGAATACCGGCTCGGCGCTGGCGGCGATTCTCTCGCCGGTAATTTCGGGCTACCTCATCGATCGCACGGGCAACTGGGAACTGCCGTTCGTCGGCAGCATGATCCTGATGGCTGTCGGTGTGGTGCTGGCCTTCCGCATGCAACCCGAGAGCAAGTTCTCGATGGCCGGCGATGCCGCCAAACCGAGCAACGCCCGTCAGCCTGCCTGACGCGCGCAGGGGGCTCGCCTGAGCGTCCCTTCGCCGAGGGGGACGCTCAGGGCGGCACCCGCAGCAACTGCAAACCACCTGCCGGGCGGGCTCGCGCCTGCCGCAGCAGGCCCGCCACATGCCGACTCGTGATCGGAACGGCCAGCCTAACGCCAGCAACATCATGAATCCCCAATCGAACGCCCGCGCCAATTCTCATGCGAATCTCATCAGCCAGCCCGTGCATCTGATGCCGATGCAGCGGGGCGGGGTGGCCCTCACGCCTTTGCAGGATCGTTTGCGCCGCGAGATGCGTGGCGACGTGCGCTTCGATCGCGCGAGCCGTGGCCGCTATGCGACCGATGCGTCGATCTATCAGATCTTCCCGATCGGCGTGGTCGTGCCACGCGATCAGGAGGACCTGATTCGTGCGCTGGACATTGCGCGAGACCAGCAGGTGCCGGTGCTCGCGCGCGGTGCAGGTACAAGCCAGTGCGGCCAGACCATCGGCGAGGCGCTTGTTATTGACAACAGCAAATGGCTCAACCGCGTGGTGGCGTTCGACCCCGAGGCGCGCACCGTTACCGTCGAGCCGGGTATCGTGCTCGATCACCTGAACGCGTGGCTCAAGCCGCACGGCCTGTGGTTCCCGGTCGACGTGTCGACCGCAGCACAGTGCACTATCGGCGGAATGACAGGCAACAACTCCTGCGGCTCGCGCTCACTCGAGTACGGCAATATGGTGCACAACGTGCTGTCCATCGATGCGGTGCTCGCCGATGGCGCGCAATTGCACTTCGGTTCGCTGCATACGCCGCCCGCCGACGCCCGCACTCAGGCCATTCTCGCGAGCGTTCATGAGATTGCCGTGCGCGAGCGCGACGAACTGCGCGAGCGCGTGCCGCGCGTATTGCGCCGCGTGGCGGGCTACAACCTCGATCTGTTCGATTGCCTCAATCCGCGCGCGTATACGGACGACGGTGTCGCCAACCTGTCGCATCTGCTGGTCGGCTCGGAGGGCACGCTGGCGTACAGCCGTCAGATCACGCTCAAGCTTGTACCGCTGCCTGTGCACAAGACGCTCGGCGTGGTGAATTTCCCCACGTTCTATCAGGCGATGGATCTTACGCAGCACATCGTGAAGCTCGGACCGGTGGCCGTAGAACTGGTCGACCGCACGATGATCGATCTGGCGATGGATAACGCGGCGTTCCGTCCCGTGATCGAGAAGGCGCTCGTTGGCGATCCGCAGGCGATTCTGCTCGTGGAGTTTGCGGGCGACGACGCGAACGCACTGCGCGCGAAGCTCGACGATCTGGCCACCCTCATGGGAGATCTCGGCCTGCCGGATAGCGTCGTGAAGATGCCCGAAGCGGGGCCGCAGAAGGCGCTGTGGGAAGTGCGCAAGGCGGGCCTGAACATCATGATGAGCATGAAGGGCGACGGCAAGCCGGTGTCGTTCATCGAGGACTGCGCGGTGCCGTTGGAGCATCTCGCGGAATACACCCGGCGTCTTACCGAGGTGTTCCATCGCAACGGTACCGAGGGCACCTGGTATGCGCACGCGAGCGTGGGCACGCTGCATGTGCGTCCGATTCTCGATATGCGCCGCGACGGCGCGGTGAAAATGCGCGCTATTGCCGAAGAGGCGGCGGCGCTTGTGCAGGAATACAAGGGGGCGTATTCGGGCGAGCATGGCGACGGGCTATGCCGTGGCGAGTGGGTCGCCTGGCAGTATGGGCCGCGTATCAATGCCGCATTCAGTGAGATCAAGCAACTGTTCGATCCGCAGAACCGTTTCAACCCGGACAAGATGGTGCGGCCGCCGAAGATGGACACGCGCGAGCTGTTCCGCTTTGCACCGGGCTACGCGGCCAAGCCGATCGAGCCTGCGCTGGACTGGACGGCGTGGAACGTGAAGCGCGATGCGTTGACCGGCGAGCAGAGCGCGCCCGGCACCGGCTCCGATGCGACGAACGGCCTCGCATCGGCTGTCGAAATGTGCAACAACAACGGGCACTGCCGCAAGTTCGACGCCGGCACGATGTGT includes:
- a CDS encoding MFS transporter, which produces MKLFKATRVVLVMLCVMYFITYLDRVNVSTAAAGFGKEFNLNKTEIGLVFSAFAYPYLVFQIIGGWVSDRFGAKRTLLVCGALWAVATILTGMAGGLVTLLLARLLLGLGEGATFPAATSAMSRWIPKEKRGFAQGITHAASRIGNAVAPAVVVFIMATHGWRESFYLCGIVSLVWVVLWGFTFTERPQDHPRITTEELAVLPALKAKSASVPWGPLFKRMMPVTIVYFCYGWTLWLFLSWIPQYFLHSYDLDLKKSALFASSVFFAGVVGDTLGGIVTDKLYERTGSLKRARSWMVSVCMLLTLISLVPMMFTHHLYVSMACLAFGFFFAEMTIGPMWAIPMDVAPEYSGTASGMMNTGSALAAILSPVISGYLIDRTGNWELPFVGSMILMAVGVVLAFRMQPESKFSMAGDAAKPSNARQPA
- a CDS encoding FAD-binding and (Fe-S)-binding domain-containing protein, translated to MNPQSNARANSHANLISQPVHLMPMQRGGVALTPLQDRLRREMRGDVRFDRASRGRYATDASIYQIFPIGVVVPRDQEDLIRALDIARDQQVPVLARGAGTSQCGQTIGEALVIDNSKWLNRVVAFDPEARTVTVEPGIVLDHLNAWLKPHGLWFPVDVSTAAQCTIGGMTGNNSCGSRSLEYGNMVHNVLSIDAVLADGAQLHFGSLHTPPADARTQAILASVHEIAVRERDELRERVPRVLRRVAGYNLDLFDCLNPRAYTDDGVANLSHLLVGSEGTLAYSRQITLKLVPLPVHKTLGVVNFPTFYQAMDLTQHIVKLGPVAVELVDRTMIDLAMDNAAFRPVIEKALVGDPQAILLVEFAGDDANALRAKLDDLATLMGDLGLPDSVVKMPEAGPQKALWEVRKAGLNIMMSMKGDGKPVSFIEDCAVPLEHLAEYTRRLTEVFHRNGTEGTWYAHASVGTLHVRPILDMRRDGAVKMRAIAEEAAALVQEYKGAYSGEHGDGLCRGEWVAWQYGPRINAAFSEIKQLFDPQNRFNPDKMVRPPKMDTRELFRFAPGYAAKPIEPALDWTAWNVKRDALTGEQSAPGTGSDATNGLASAVEMCNNNGHCRKFDAGTMCPSYRVTRDEQHVTRGRANTLRLAVSGQLGEAGLASDDVKEALDLCVSCKGCKRDCPTGIDMARFKIEARHARAKRHGLSLRDKLIAYLPRYAPWASRVGGLLDVAQRLPGSNAAKRWLGLALERSVPALKSSFLANQAPLASAPGPEATGQRHVLLFVDTFNNYMEPENARAAKRVLEAAGYTVHVNQRAGERPLCCGRTFLAAGLVDEAKAEARRLLDAVMPFVERGVPIVGLEPSCLLSLRDEVLGYGFGDMARKVADNAFLFEEFLVRERAAGRFEVAWQALPEGVGEALVHGHCHQKAFDAYSPVTTVLGWVPGLKVSSIESSCCGMAGSFGYEAEHYETSRAMSELTLLPAIRQRKENAIVVADGTSCRHQIHDGAHTQALHVACVLARALPA